The following coding sequences lie in one Candidatus Zixiibacteriota bacterium genomic window:
- a CDS encoding RNA polymerase sigma factor — MPESEHSSLTPGWEYFHRARRGDDRAWRVLIKEHRARLGALALLITGSDAAADDVVQETFIRALRADIGHHQGTVGGYLGTIAYRLAVKETERSRRNVKLDGQDPQDHRQNALERILADERDRLVVEVIRALSAEHRDVLVLRFYGSHSYEEIAELVRAPLGTVKSRIFYAVKSCRQMLRQKGILE, encoded by the coding sequence GTGCCGGAATCCGAGCATTCATCGCTGACTCCAGGATGGGAGTACTTCCACCGGGCCCGTCGTGGAGACGATCGTGCATGGCGTGTTCTGATAAAAGAGCACCGGGCACGCCTCGGCGCGCTGGCGCTTCTCATCACCGGATCGGACGCGGCCGCAGACGACGTGGTGCAGGAGACATTCATCCGGGCATTGCGAGCTGATATCGGCCACCACCAGGGGACGGTGGGAGGGTACCTCGGCACCATCGCCTATCGGCTGGCGGTGAAGGAGACCGAGAGGTCGAGGCGAAACGTGAAGCTCGACGGGCAGGATCCACAGGACCATCGACAGAACGCGCTGGAGCGGATCCTGGCCGATGAACGTGATCGTCTCGTGGTCGAAGTGATTCGCGCGCTGAGTGCGGAACATCGCGATGTCTTGGTCCTGCGATTCTACGGGAGCCACAGCTATGAAGAGATCGCCGAACTCGTGCGGGCTCCGCTCGGAACGGTGAAGTCGCGGATCTTCTACGCTGTCAAGTCCTGCCGTCAAATGCTGAGACAGAAGGGGATTTTGGAATGA
- a CDS encoding polyprenyl synthetase family protein, with protein sequence MDQGLKETLSLIADGLNEFEGAFARELGAHAGIIGAMSSHVLASPGKRIRPAMYLLSAYVHGADHPARVDGAVAIELIHTATLLHDDVNDGADQRRGRPAANRIWGNLAAVLMGDHLFARAFRVMVDCGDPRVLRTISVASERVAVGELLQLQETHNLAVTEQEYMRIIGDKTASLFAAACEAGALARGNGASGERFRAFGELVGLGFQIADDLLDFVGDQAQTGKLPGNDLKAGKITLPLIFALRQADDNERRRLAQLLSTDNGANLGAVSTFVRERGGFDYAQRRADDFRSQALALIGDIPDSPYKRALESLVNHSVSRRS encoded by the coding sequence ATGGATCAGGGCCTGAAAGAGACGTTGTCACTGATCGCCGACGGACTGAATGAGTTCGAGGGGGCATTTGCGCGCGAGTTGGGCGCGCACGCCGGGATCATCGGGGCGATGTCGTCCCATGTCCTGGCCTCGCCCGGCAAACGCATCCGTCCGGCGATGTATCTCCTCTCCGCCTATGTCCATGGGGCCGATCATCCGGCCAGGGTGGACGGCGCGGTCGCCATCGAGTTGATTCACACGGCCACGCTGCTGCATGATGACGTCAACGACGGCGCCGACCAGCGCCGCGGCCGACCGGCGGCCAATCGGATCTGGGGCAACCTCGCCGCTGTCCTCATGGGCGATCATTTGTTCGCGCGGGCCTTTCGCGTGATGGTCGACTGCGGCGATCCGCGGGTTTTGCGGACGATTTCGGTCGCCTCCGAGCGCGTGGCCGTCGGGGAGCTTCTCCAATTGCAGGAGACCCACAATCTCGCCGTCACCGAACAGGAGTATATGCGCATCATCGGCGACAAGACGGCCTCGCTCTTTGCCGCCGCCTGCGAAGCCGGCGCCCTGGCACGAGGCAACGGCGCTTCGGGGGAACGGTTCCGGGCCTTCGGCGAGTTGGTCGGCTTGGGGTTTCAGATTGCCGACGATCTGCTGGATTTCGTGGGCGATCAGGCGCAAACGGGCAAGTTGCCGGGCAACGACCTCAAGGCGGGCAAGATCACACTACCTTTGATCTTCGCCCTGCGGCAGGCGGATGACAACGAGCGGCGCCGTCTCGCCCAGCTTCTGTCGACGGACAACGGGGCCAATCTCGGTGCCGTGTCCACGTTCGTCCGCGAACGGGGCGGCTTCGACTATGCGCAAAGGCGCGCCGACGACTTCCGCAGCCAGGCTTTGGCGCTGATCGGCGACATCCCGGACTCGCCGTACAAGCGGGCGCTCGAATCCCTGGTCAACCACTCCGTCAGCCGCCGGTCCTAA
- a CDS encoding GIY-YIG nuclease family protein translates to MVEEDHIDQPHTFCPGCGARLTARCELCPACGHNVLDWFDRLYPVDAKHPPDSGTAGYIYVLRNPRHSPDLYKIGKTSHPPEERASELSEPTGVPGRFEVVYEELVSDHHSAERRIHEELSEYRVERSEFFQLPLKDALRVVVRICGCYPIDQNSDLSQDTTDGRIDARPRENEPSPQRGLESVCQSCGGRYVVAGKRVDSWTRCPHCGRVQGDGADGGVRWFR, encoded by the coding sequence GTGGTTGAGGAAGACCACATAGACCAACCCCACACATTTTGCCCTGGTTGCGGCGCACGGCTGACGGCACGTTGTGAGCTGTGCCCGGCTTGCGGCCACAACGTACTTGATTGGTTCGACCGACTCTATCCCGTTGATGCGAAACACCCACCTGACTCCGGGACGGCAGGCTACATCTACGTGCTGAGAAACCCGCGTCATTCCCCGGACCTGTACAAGATAGGCAAGACCAGCCATCCTCCTGAGGAGCGGGCCAGTGAACTATCGGAGCCGACCGGCGTGCCCGGCCGCTTTGAGGTTGTCTACGAGGAATTGGTCAGCGATCACCATTCTGCGGAACGGAGGATCCACGAGGAACTGTCGGAGTACCGCGTTGAGAGGAGTGAGTTCTTTCAACTGCCGTTGAAGGACGCGTTGCGAGTGGTGGTCAGAATCTGTGGCTGCTATCCCATCGACCAGAACTCCGACTTGTCTCAGGACACTACGGATGGACGGATAGACGCGCGCCCAAGGGAGAACGAGCCATCTCCTCAACGAGGTCTTGAGTCTGTCTGCCAGTCATGTGGTGGGCGGTATGTTGTGGCGGGGAAGCGAGTGGATTCATGGACTCGTTGTCCCCATTGCGGACGGGTCCAAGGCGATGGGGCAGACGGCGGTGTGCGGTGGTTTCGGTAG
- a CDS encoding nucleotidyltransferase domain-containing protein, with product MRSTSPSQRPKRTAGEILFSKIRRQLLTTFLSTPDRRLYFREIARLVRGSPGTVQRELAALTQAGVLKSELVGRQRYYSAERDCPIFPELRAIVVKTFGIADTLRAALRPQSRKIKIAFVYGSIASETQTGRSDVDVMVIGGVKLRDLASALEKTEQVLGRSVNPSVFSQKEFVGKIQQKNHFVLSVLASDKIFLIGGPDELGRLAE from the coding sequence ATGAGATCAACGAGTCCATCGCAAAGACCGAAGCGAACGGCAGGTGAGATCCTCTTCTCCAAGATCCGCAGGCAACTGCTCACGACCTTTCTGTCCACCCCTGACCGCCGCCTGTATTTTCGCGAAATCGCCCGGCTTGTCCGAGGATCGCCTGGCACCGTACAGCGCGAGCTGGCTGCGCTCACGCAGGCCGGGGTTCTCAAATCGGAACTCGTCGGCCGTCAACGCTATTACTCGGCCGAACGCGATTGCCCCATCTTCCCAGAGCTTCGTGCGATCGTTGTGAAGACCTTTGGCATCGCCGACACCCTCCGGGCCGCCTTACGTCCGCAATCGCGCAAGATCAAGATCGCGTTTGTCTACGGGTCGATCGCCTCAGAGACCCAGACAGGACGCAGCGATGTTGACGTTATGGTCATTGGCGGTGTGAAGCTGCGCGACCTGGCCTCTGCATTGGAGAAGACTGAGCAAGTGTTGGGCAGATCAGTCAATCCATCGGTGTTCTCGCAAAAGGAGTTTGTCGGGAAGATTCAACAGAAGAACCACTTCGTTCTCAGCGTGCTGGCTTCAGACAAGATCTTCCTCATCGGAGGTCCAGATGAGCTTGGCCGACTGGCTGAATAG
- a CDS encoding GIY-YIG nuclease family protein — protein MKYVYLLRSLSNPTETCIGITDDLNRRLNEHNTGKSVHTSKNVPWEVEVAIRFRADSCAVAFERYLKSGSGHAFAKRHFWS, from the coding sequence GTGAAGTACGTCTATCTCCTCCGTAGTCTCTCCAACCCGACAGAGACCTGCATCGGTATTACCGACGACCTGAACCGCCGTCTGAACGAGCACAACACCGGCAAGTCCGTGCACACGTCCAAGAATGTGCCTTGGGAAGTCGAAGTCGCCATCCGGTTCAGGGCCGATTCGTGCGCGGTAGCATTCGAGCGATACTTGAAATCCGGCTCCGGCCACGCGTTCGCAAAACGACACTTCTGGTCCTGA